One part of the Halobacteria archaeon AArc-dxtr1 genome encodes these proteins:
- a CDS encoding winged helix-turn-helix transcriptional regulator, with the protein MPSGPDHGGDALVATLSLLSRKWTTRIVRALDAEGPLGFSSLESAVPGVSAKVLTQRLEALIDAGVVQRTVVSESPLRVEYTLSEAGRELEAVFDSLEDWGERHLVTDRPTLVVADEDRRFTDIVRRWFDESYTVRRAHDREELVEAVDERTTVLLSDTHLPGTAHLEISGLIDGASPDCRFVALRTGRIGLSVLDLDCDAVVRKPLSKTALGEIVMTQVDRYGEDALEREYHALCAKRNALQENVSEAVLDGDERFAALEDRIVALASERDGE; encoded by the coding sequence ATGCCCTCCGGCCCTGACCACGGAGGCGACGCCTTGGTCGCCACCCTCTCGTTGCTTTCGCGGAAGTGGACGACCCGGATCGTCCGGGCGCTCGACGCCGAGGGGCCCCTCGGCTTTTCCTCTCTCGAGTCCGCCGTCCCCGGGGTCTCCGCGAAGGTCTTGACACAGCGTCTCGAGGCGCTTATCGACGCCGGCGTCGTCCAACGCACGGTCGTCTCCGAGTCCCCACTGCGCGTCGAGTACACACTCTCCGAAGCGGGTCGCGAACTCGAGGCCGTCTTCGACAGCCTTGAAGACTGGGGTGAGCGACACCTGGTCACCGACCGGCCCACGCTCGTCGTCGCCGACGAGGACCGCCGGTTCACCGACATCGTCAGGCGGTGGTTCGACGAGAGCTACACTGTCCGGCGCGCTCACGACCGCGAGGAACTCGTCGAGGCCGTCGACGAGCGCACGACGGTCCTCCTCTCCGACACGCACCTCCCTGGAACCGCCCACCTCGAGATCTCGGGGTTGATCGACGGCGCGAGTCCGGACTGTCGGTTCGTCGCGTTACGGACTGGGCGGATCGGTCTGTCGGTACTGGATCTCGACTGTGACGCCGTGGTTCGAAAACCTCTCTCGAAGACAGCCCTCGGCGAGATCGTCATGACGCAGGTGGATCGGTACGGAGAGGATGCCCTCGAGCGTGAGTACCACGCACTCTGTGCGAAACGAAACGCCCTGCAGGAGAACGTCTCGGAGGCCGTGCTCGACGGTGACGAGCGCTTTGCCGCACTCGAAGACCGGATCGTGGCCCTCGCATCGGAACGCGACGGCGAGTGA
- a CDS encoding response regulator: MSTADEVVSGTLDVLLLEDTPTEAALVERIVRGSGSAASGDAVVDVGEWHHADTLEGAIAVLDRASVDVIVSDLMVPDSRGADTIAALNRQAPLVPIIALTSHDGNRIGTQTIQAGAQDYLVKGRIDAETVGRSIRYAIERKRHELELLETNRRLALLGRIIGHDLQREMSVSMGWAGELTDDGGADRASTDRDVAESLIHSLEIVVELADAAADVVSLIESTSEEDLEARSIDAILETEVDRYTAAHPSVAFTLDSLDSDVPVLATPMLGSVFEHLFSEAIQVHGAEEPRPRITIGVEDTVSVTIRGEGVSLTDDQVAFLNDHETPSESARRTGTGLYLAATVLDHVGGSIHVDRDSRIVVSLERPPDSDE, encoded by the coding sequence GTGAGCACGGCAGACGAGGTCGTCTCCGGAACGCTCGACGTTCTCCTCCTCGAAGATACGCCCACGGAAGCGGCCCTCGTCGAGCGAATCGTTCGCGGCTCCGGGTCGGCCGCCAGCGGGGACGCCGTCGTCGACGTCGGCGAGTGGCACCACGCCGACACCCTGGAGGGGGCCATCGCCGTCCTGGATCGAGCGTCCGTCGACGTGATCGTCTCCGATCTCATGGTTCCGGACAGTCGCGGCGCCGACACCATCGCCGCGCTCAACCGTCAGGCGCCACTGGTCCCGATCATCGCCCTGACGTCCCACGACGGGAATCGCATCGGGACACAGACCATTCAGGCGGGCGCTCAGGACTACCTCGTCAAGGGTCGGATCGACGCCGAGACCGTCGGCCGCTCGATTCGTTACGCGATCGAGCGAAAGCGCCACGAACTCGAACTGCTCGAGACGAACCGCCGTCTGGCACTGCTCGGGCGGATCATCGGCCACGATCTCCAGCGGGAGATGAGCGTCTCCATGGGCTGGGCCGGCGAACTGACGGACGACGGCGGCGCCGACCGCGCCTCCACCGACCGTGACGTCGCCGAGTCACTGATCCACTCCCTCGAGATCGTCGTCGAACTGGCCGACGCGGCCGCGGACGTGGTCTCGCTGATCGAAAGCACCTCCGAGGAAGACCTCGAGGCCCGATCCATCGACGCTATCCTCGAAACCGAAGTCGATCGGTATACCGCCGCTCATCCGTCGGTGGCGTTCACGCTCGACAGTCTCGACAGTGACGTCCCGGTGCTCGCCACGCCGATGCTCGGATCGGTGTTCGAACACCTCTTCTCCGAGGCGATCCAGGTGCACGGTGCCGAGGAGCCACGACCGCGAATAACGATCGGTGTCGAAGACACCGTCTCCGTGACGATTCGGGGAGAGGGCGTCTCGCTCACCGACGACCAGGTCGCGTTCCTGAACGACCACGAGACGCCGTCGGAGTCGGCCCGTCGGACGGGAACCGGTCTCTATCTCGCCGCGACCGTTCTCGACCACGTCGGTGGCTCCATCCACGTAGACCGCGACTCACGTATCGTGGTCTCCCTCGAGCGTCCCCCCGACTCGGACGAGTGA
- a CDS encoding PAS domain S-box protein has product MADAYTSLHAASLVAIGLLNLGLAVLVLRTRSEQDVVPLAGFLAGISLWTIPQGWLLVETNPTVGLALSLVINSGAVIMATGLFHFALAYTGRTDWLRPGRLGLVYLGTAAWIVVIVTDPIHHWMHQPMEYTQVLLPVVEFQNTGYWLYVFWNWSLSAGGIFLFFLEYVDARGSGVYHKQSRLVVLAPLIPGATNVLAFGQVTSMNYSVWAFGATGILIAIALYRYRWLDLVPIARNRVVDEMRDGYLVIDDAGRVVDYNPAARSLLGGEVAVGDPIREVLPECRPLLDGDRQEQTITRGTTVVDATASTVGDASSAVGESTLSTTSDGRAEGWVLMLRDVTAQRRAERRFQALIENVSDAVVVVTAAGEITYASPSVRSVLGYRPDDVVGSSVFEYVHDDDRPRAVESFDALLTGPNDENRFEYRGRHHDGSWVGLEGVSADLLDNDIVGGVVISLRDVTERNERERELERTNQRLDEFAGVISHDLQNPIGLARTHARLARESGDPEDVRMVEHVLDRMERMIDRFLTMARAGTTITATEPVSLRSVALDSWEAVATGESTLVCDLPADWTVKGDGERLRHVFENLFRNAVVHNDEPVTVRVGPLTGDGVTGSSTATADGAVVTRTMVGTTVDSPVGFFVEDDGDGISDAVRPHVFERGHTTSADGTGFGLAIVRDVVEAHGWTVAVTVGRDGGARFEVETS; this is encoded by the coding sequence ATGGCCGATGCGTACACCTCCCTGCACGCAGCCTCGCTCGTTGCGATCGGTCTCTTGAACCTGGGGCTGGCCGTCCTGGTTCTTCGGACGCGCTCTGAACAGGACGTCGTCCCCCTGGCGGGATTTCTGGCTGGCATCTCGCTGTGGACGATCCCGCAGGGGTGGTTGCTCGTCGAAACCAACCCGACCGTCGGTCTCGCGCTCTCGCTCGTCATCAATTCGGGGGCCGTCATCATGGCGACCGGGCTCTTTCACTTCGCGCTGGCGTACACGGGGCGAACAGACTGGCTCCGGCCAGGCCGGCTCGGCCTCGTTTACCTCGGGACCGCCGCCTGGATCGTCGTCATCGTGACCGATCCGATCCACCACTGGATGCACCAGCCCATGGAGTACACCCAGGTGCTGTTACCGGTGGTCGAGTTCCAGAACACCGGCTACTGGCTCTACGTCTTCTGGAACTGGTCGCTCTCCGCTGGGGGGATCTTCCTCTTTTTCCTCGAGTACGTCGACGCTCGTGGCAGCGGCGTCTACCACAAGCAGTCGCGACTGGTCGTGCTCGCGCCGTTGATCCCTGGCGCGACGAACGTCCTCGCGTTCGGGCAGGTGACCTCGATGAACTACTCGGTCTGGGCGTTCGGCGCGACCGGGATCCTCATCGCCATCGCGCTCTACCGCTACCGGTGGCTCGACCTCGTTCCGATCGCGCGCAACCGGGTCGTCGACGAGATGCGTGACGGCTACCTGGTGATTGACGACGCAGGGCGCGTCGTCGACTACAACCCCGCGGCTCGATCACTCCTCGGCGGAGAGGTGGCCGTCGGCGATCCCATCCGGGAGGTCCTGCCCGAATGTCGGCCGCTGCTCGACGGTGACCGACAGGAGCAGACGATAACCCGGGGAACGACCGTCGTTGACGCCACCGCCTCGACCGTGGGCGATGCCTCCTCGGCCGTGGGCGAATCCACCCTCTCGACCACCAGCGACGGTCGTGCGGAAGGGTGGGTGTTGATGCTCCGGGACGTCACCGCTCAGCGGCGGGCCGAACGACGGTTCCAGGCGCTCATCGAGAACGTCTCCGACGCCGTCGTGGTCGTGACCGCTGCCGGCGAGATCACCTACGCCAGCCCATCCGTTCGTTCCGTCCTCGGCTACCGTCCGGACGACGTCGTCGGCTCGTCGGTGTTCGAGTACGTCCACGACGACGACCGGCCGCGTGCAGTCGAGTCGTTCGACGCCCTCCTGACTGGCCCCAATGACGAGAACCGCTTCGAGTACCGGGGGCGCCACCACGATGGTTCCTGGGTCGGTCTCGAGGGCGTCTCCGCGGACTTACTCGACAACGACATCGTCGGTGGCGTCGTCATCAGTCTCCGGGACGTCACCGAACGGAACGAGCGTGAACGGGAACTCGAACGGACGAACCAGCGTCTCGACGAGTTCGCTGGCGTCATCAGCCACGACCTGCAGAACCCGATCGGGCTGGCGCGGACGCACGCCCGACTGGCCAGGGAGTCGGGGGACCCCGAGGACGTCCGGATGGTCGAGCACGTCCTCGACCGGATGGAGCGGATGATCGACCGTTTTCTCACGATGGCCCGGGCCGGGACGACCATCACGGCGACCGAACCCGTCTCGCTGCGCTCGGTGGCGCTCGACTCCTGGGAAGCGGTCGCCACTGGGGAGTCGACTCTCGTGTGTGACCTCCCTGCCGACTGGACGGTCAAGGGCGACGGCGAACGGCTCCGTCACGTCTTCGAGAACCTCTTTCGCAACGCCGTCGTTCACAACGACGAGCCGGTGACCGTCCGGGTCGGACCGCTTACCGGCGACGGTGTGACCGGTAGTTCGACCGCGACTGCCGACGGTGCAGTTGTCACTCGAACGATGGTCGGGACGACGGTCGACTCCCCGGTTGGGTTCTTCGTTGAAGACGACGGTGACGGGATCTCCGACGCCGTCCGTCCCCACGTTTTCGAGCGGGGCCACACCACCAGCGCCGATGGAACCGGGTTCGGCCTCGCAATCGTTCGCGACGTGGTCGAAGCCCACGGCTGGACCGTTGCGGTGACGGTCGGCCGCGATGGCGGTGCCCGTTTCGAGGTGGAGACGTCGTGA
- the leuS gene encoding leucine--tRNA ligase, with protein sequence MSDEGYDHAAVERRWQEAWDEAEAYRTPDDVDDPTYVLGMYPYPSGKLHMGHVRNYTITDAYARYRRMRGDDVLHPMGWDAFGLPAENAAKERDTNPRDWTFECIETMRGQMEAMGFGYDWDREIATCVPEYYQWNQWLFTRFHEEGLVERRDAEVNWCPECETVLADEQVEGEAELCWRCDTAVESRELEQWFLRITEYADELLEGIDELDGWPNSVRQMQRNWIGRQDGTEVEFGISGHGSVTAFTTRLDTIHGATFFALAPDHPISQEVAEEDEDVRHFVDHVADPEGDEPNGVATDLTATNPATGEEIPVYVADFVLSDVGTGALMAVPGHDERDHAFAEKHDLPIEAVVAPEPESWDGETAPEAPDVSEAAFTDDGVLVNSGDYSGLGSETARERLTADIESANTATQYQLRDWGISRQRYWGTPIPVVHCHDDCGAVMVPEENLPVELPEFINTTGNPLDAAEEWKQTTCPACGGEATRETDTMDTFVDSSWYFLRYVSPELDEAPFETERANDWMPVDQYVGGIEHAVMHLLYSRFFTKVLADHEGLEHREPFTNLLAQGMVQLEGEKMSKSVGNVVSPQRIVEEYGADTARLFMMQAAQPERDFDWSEEGVRSTNAFLGRLQEMVTDVVDEPPKGTDDAVASYVASEIDATVAIAGSEYDELRFNRALRETQDLVRTLRQYAEYAEPHAETYERGLAAVVRLLAPVAPHLAEELHEALGGEGFVVDAPWPTAEVDREHVTKRRQLVRNTREDVRDIVEVAGIEDPKRIEVVVAPDWKYDALEIAIESDAPNLIGELMGESHIREQGDAAASYGQDLQAEREALEMTLGPDEEFAALEAATWLIEREFEADVDVVRAADVPESVVRKAEPGRPAIEIEE encoded by the coding sequence ATGAGCGACGAGGGATACGATCACGCGGCGGTCGAGCGGCGCTGGCAGGAGGCGTGGGACGAGGCCGAAGCCTACCGCACGCCCGACGACGTCGACGATCCGACGTACGTGCTGGGAATGTACCCGTATCCGTCCGGCAAGCTCCACATGGGGCACGTCCGCAACTACACGATCACGGACGCGTACGCCCGATACCGCCGGATGCGAGGCGACGACGTGCTTCACCCGATGGGGTGGGACGCCTTTGGCCTCCCCGCCGAGAACGCGGCCAAGGAACGCGACACCAACCCCCGCGACTGGACGTTCGAGTGTATCGAGACGATGCGCGGCCAGATGGAGGCGATGGGCTTTGGTTACGACTGGGATCGCGAGATCGCCACCTGCGTACCAGAGTACTACCAGTGGAACCAGTGGCTCTTTACCCGCTTTCACGAGGAAGGGCTGGTCGAGCGCCGCGACGCCGAGGTCAACTGGTGTCCCGAGTGCGAGACCGTCCTCGCAGACGAACAGGTCGAGGGCGAGGCCGAACTCTGCTGGCGCTGTGACACGGCCGTCGAGAGCCGCGAGTTAGAGCAGTGGTTCCTACGGATTACCGAGTACGCAGACGAGCTACTCGAGGGGATCGACGAGCTCGACGGATGGCCAAACTCGGTGCGCCAGATGCAGCGCAACTGGATCGGCCGCCAGGACGGCACTGAAGTCGAGTTCGGCATCTCGGGTCACGGATCGGTGACGGCGTTTACGACGCGTCTCGACACCATCCACGGCGCGACATTCTTCGCGCTCGCACCGGATCACCCGATCAGCCAGGAGGTGGCCGAGGAAGACGAGGACGTGCGTCACTTCGTCGACCACGTTGCCGACCCAGAGGGTGACGAGCCAAACGGCGTCGCGACCGATCTGACCGCGACGAACCCGGCGACCGGCGAGGAGATTCCCGTCTACGTCGCGGACTTCGTCCTCTCGGACGTCGGGACGGGCGCGCTGATGGCCGTCCCCGGCCACGACGAGCGCGACCACGCCTTCGCCGAGAAACACGACCTGCCGATCGAGGCCGTCGTCGCCCCCGAACCCGAGAGTTGGGACGGCGAGACGGCGCCCGAGGCGCCCGACGTTAGCGAGGCAGCGTTCACCGACGATGGCGTGCTCGTGAATTCCGGCGACTACTCCGGACTCGGCAGCGAGACGGCACGAGAACGGCTGACCGCAGATATCGAGAGCGCCAACACGGCCACCCAGTACCAGCTTCGTGACTGGGGGATCTCCCGACAACGCTACTGGGGAACCCCGATTCCGGTCGTCCACTGCCACGATGACTGTGGCGCCGTGATGGTTCCCGAGGAAAACCTCCCCGTCGAGTTGCCGGAGTTCATCAACACCACTGGGAACCCCCTCGATGCGGCCGAAGAGTGGAAACAGACAACCTGCCCCGCGTGTGGCGGCGAGGCCACCCGGGAGACGGACACGATGGACACCTTCGTCGACTCCTCGTGGTACTTCCTGCGGTACGTCTCCCCGGAGTTGGACGAGGCACCCTTCGAGACGGAGCGAGCGAACGACTGGATGCCCGTCGACCAGTACGTCGGCGGCATCGAGCACGCCGTGATGCACCTGCTCTATTCACGATTCTTCACGAAAGTGCTGGCAGACCACGAGGGACTCGAGCACCGTGAACCCTTCACGAATCTGCTCGCACAAGGCATGGTCCAGCTAGAGGGCGAGAAAATGTCGAAGTCGGTCGGCAACGTCGTCTCGCCCCAGCGCATCGTCGAAGAGTACGGCGCTGACACCGCCCGCCTCTTTATGATGCAGGCCGCTCAGCCCGAGCGCGACTTCGACTGGAGCGAGGAGGGCGTCCGGTCGACGAACGCCTTCCTGGGGCGACTCCAGGAGATGGTCACCGACGTCGTCGACGAGCCCCCGAAAGGTACAGACGACGCCGTCGCCAGCTACGTCGCGAGCGAGATCGACGCCACGGTCGCCATCGCAGGGTCGGAGTACGACGAGTTGCGATTTAACCGCGCGCTGCGAGAGACCCAGGACCTGGTCCGAACGCTCCGGCAGTACGCCGAGTACGCGGAACCCCACGCCGAGACCTACGAGCGGGGACTCGCAGCCGTCGTGCGGCTGCTGGCACCGGTCGCGCCACACCTCGCCGAGGAGCTTCACGAGGCACTGGGTGGCGAGGGGTTCGTCGTCGACGCCCCCTGGCCGACCGCGGAAGTCGACCGCGAGCACGTCACGAAACGGCGGCAGTTGGTCCGGAACACTCGCGAGGACGTCCGCGACATCGTCGAGGTCGCAGGCATCGAAGACCCGAAGCGAATCGAAGTCGTCGTTGCCCCCGACTGGAAGTACGACGCCTTAGAGATCGCCATCGAGAGCGACGCACCAAACCTGATCGGCGAGCTAATGGGTGAGAGTCACATTCGCGAACAGGGCGACGCCGCCGCGAGCTACGGCCAGGATCTCCAGGCCGAGCGCGAAGCCCTCGAAATGACGCTCGGTCCCGACGAGGAGTTCGCGGCGCTCGAGGCGGCCACCTGGCTGATCGAACGCGAGTTCGAAGCCGACGTCGACGTGGTGCGGGCGGCGGACGTCCCAGAGAGCGTCGTCCGGAAGGCCGAGCCGGGGCGGCCGGCGATCGAGATCGAAGAATAG
- a CDS encoding DUF2071 domain-containing protein has product MRRIVSNTGSQRTERRRGSNAARTRFPHVLAMTWRYGLFAHWPVEPAALAPHIPEPLDLETWDGRAWISVLPFALADAGLRGSPQLTRLSFPEVNVRTYVSYRGDPAVFFCSIDLGQPLLAGLVGRTTRLPVAAARMRVHPNGESVAFSSERDGARFEATYQPTGESTVARPGSFAYWATARRRLYAPEEAGGVLGAEIAHEPWPLQPATAEIRENTLFEANDLPEPIGEPTLHYCDKLGMTGSIARRLRE; this is encoded by the coding sequence ATGAGACGTATCGTGTCGAATACCGGCTCACAGCGAACCGAGCGCAGACGGGGATCGAACGCTGCTCGAACGCGGTTTCCGCACGTACTCGCGATGACCTGGCGGTATGGGCTGTTCGCCCACTGGCCGGTCGAGCCGGCGGCACTCGCGCCCCATATTCCCGAGCCGCTGGACCTGGAGACCTGGGATGGCCGAGCCTGGATCAGCGTCCTCCCGTTCGCCCTCGCGGATGCAGGACTCAGGGGGTCGCCGCAGCTAACCCGGCTCTCGTTCCCGGAGGTGAACGTCCGGACGTACGTCAGCTACCGCGGCGATCCGGCCGTCTTCTTCTGCAGTATCGACCTCGGACAGCCGCTGCTGGCGGGGCTCGTCGGACGAACGACCAGACTCCCGGTCGCGGCTGCACGGATGCGTGTCCACCCGAACGGAGAGTCTGTCGCCTTCTCGAGTGAGCGAGACGGTGCCCGCTTCGAAGCGACCTACCAGCCGACAGGAGAGTCCACGGTCGCGAGGCCAGGCTCGTTCGCCTACTGGGCGACGGCGCGCCGACGGCTCTACGCGCCGGAGGAGGCGGGGGGCGTCTTAGGCGCGGAGATCGCCCACGAGCCATGGCCGCTCCAGCCCGCGACGGCGGAGATCCGCGAGAACACGCTGTTCGAGGCGAACGACCTTCCGGAGCCGATCGGGGAGCCGACGCTGCACTACTGTGACAAGCTGGGGATGACCGGATCGATCGCCCGGCGACTGCGGGAGTGA
- a CDS encoding ornithine cyclodeaminase family protein (catalyzes the interconversion of alanine and pyruvate), whose amino-acid sequence METLVCDRETVRQHATTADVIAVVEAAFAAYERGDVRMPSKSYIDLPQYNGDFRSMPAYLQTDQWDAAGLKWVNVHPDNPDARDLPTVMGMMLYSDPETGFPLAIMDGTELTLQRTGAAAAVATDHLAVPDASSLGIVGAGVQSAAQLEAIAAVRPIETVVVADKDEARVQAFVDRFGDEFDVHSGSIAEAGHCDVLSTVTPVSEPIVGPEDVGEHTHVNAIGADAPGKHELADDLLLDATVVIDDREQCTHSGEINVPYDKGTLTGADIHAEIGELVVDAKPGRTDGTGVTVFDSTGLAIQDVATARVVYETAREHGDGVAIDLVGLGR is encoded by the coding sequence ATGGAGACGCTCGTCTGCGACCGCGAGACGGTCAGACAGCACGCGACGACGGCCGACGTGATCGCCGTCGTCGAGGCCGCCTTCGCGGCCTACGAGCGCGGCGACGTTCGCATGCCTTCGAAGTCCTATATCGATCTTCCGCAGTACAACGGCGACTTCCGGTCGATGCCGGCGTATTTACAGACTGACCAGTGGGACGCCGCGGGTCTGAAGTGGGTGAACGTCCACCCGGACAACCCCGACGCCCGTGACCTACCGACGGTGATGGGGATGATGCTCTACTCCGATCCCGAGACAGGCTTTCCACTCGCAATTATGGACGGGACGGAGCTCACACTCCAGCGAACAGGGGCGGCTGCCGCCGTCGCCACGGATCACCTCGCGGTTCCGGACGCCTCCTCGCTCGGTATCGTCGGCGCCGGCGTCCAATCGGCCGCCCAGCTTGAGGCGATCGCCGCGGTCAGGCCGATCGAGACAGTCGTCGTGGCAGATAAAGACGAGGCACGCGTCCAGGCGTTCGTCGACCGGTTCGGCGACGAGTTCGACGTCCACAGCGGCTCGATCGCCGAGGCGGGACACTGCGACGTGCTCTCGACGGTGACGCCCGTCTCCGAGCCGATTGTCGGCCCCGAGGACGTCGGCGAGCACACCCACGTTAACGCCATCGGTGCCGACGCGCCGGGCAAGCACGAACTCGCCGATGACCTCCTGCTCGACGCAACGGTCGTCATCGACGACCGCGAGCAGTGTACCCACTCCGGCGAGATCAACGTCCCTTACGACAAGGGGACGCTCACGGGTGCAGATATCCACGCCGAGATCGGCGAACTCGTCGTCGACGCGAAGCCGGGTCGAACCGACGGAACCGGCGTCACCGTCTTCGATTCGACGGGGCTCGCTATCCAGGACGTCGCCACCGCCCGCGTCGTCTACGAGACCGCCCGAGAGCACGGTGACGGCGTGGCGATCGATCTGGTCGGCCTGGGTCGGTAG
- a CDS encoding PQQ-binding-like beta-propeller repeat protein, with protein sequence MNRRTALTSVTASALGALAGCLSDAEALLSDSLGDSWDGTASVPDDESPETQFQYGARNAGVAPGSVPDSATTDWETRLSPVDGGLAVGDERIVVAAGGTLFAVDRADGAELWDADIGHDIAAPPALDGEAAYVTAWNGTGDRGIAALSLADGSEHWRAVSDVDISSAPTLAGETVYVGGSINSSQVIALDAADGSERWRFEVGENAPTPAVADGTVFAAGGSESAVYALDAADGDAIWEYETDDRAWTPPAVVEETVYATSRSGRVYALDASDGDERWSTRVGSDVRVPLAASPEGVYVPTADSLVALDKTGEKQWSVDRHGLGALSVADDGLVAAGDAIYCFDLADGSQRWRYALPDRTDLSDGVYAGTRSSPVIVDGTVYAASFGGDVVALSEED encoded by the coding sequence ATGAACCGACGGACCGCCCTCACCTCCGTAACCGCCTCCGCCCTCGGCGCGCTCGCGGGCTGTCTGAGCGACGCTGAAGCCCTCCTCTCCGACTCACTTGGCGACTCCTGGGATGGCACCGCTTCCGTCCCTGACGACGAGAGCCCCGAAACCCAGTTCCAGTACGGCGCCCGAAACGCCGGCGTTGCGCCCGGATCCGTTCCCGACTCCGCAACAACAGACTGGGAAACCCGCCTCTCGCCGGTCGACGGCGGCCTCGCCGTCGGGGACGAACGGATCGTCGTCGCCGCGGGTGGAACGCTGTTCGCCGTCGACCGCGCCGACGGCGCGGAGCTGTGGGACGCGGATATCGGCCACGACATCGCCGCACCGCCCGCCTTGGACGGCGAGGCGGCTTACGTCACCGCCTGGAACGGGACCGGCGACCGCGGTATCGCTGCACTCTCCCTTGCGGACGGCAGCGAGCACTGGCGCGCCGTCTCCGACGTGGATATCTCGTCCGCTCCGACGCTTGCGGGCGAGACCGTGTACGTCGGTGGCTCGATTAACAGCAGCCAGGTCATCGCTCTCGACGCGGCCGACGGAAGCGAGCGGTGGCGCTTCGAGGTCGGGGAAAACGCCCCGACGCCGGCCGTCGCCGACGGCACTGTCTTCGCCGCTGGGGGCTCCGAATCCGCAGTGTACGCGCTCGACGCCGCCGACGGCGACGCGATCTGGGAGTACGAGACGGACGATCGCGCCTGGACTCCGCCGGCCGTCGTCGAGGAGACCGTCTACGCTACCTCGCGAAGCGGACGGGTGTACGCGCTCGACGCATCCGACGGCGACGAGCGCTGGAGCACCCGGGTTGGTTCCGACGTGAGAGTGCCTCTCGCCGCGTCCCCCGAAGGCGTGTACGTGCCGACCGCCGACTCTCTGGTCGCCCTTGACAAGACGGGCGAGAAGCAGTGGTCGGTAGACCGACACGGCCTCGGCGCTCTCTCCGTCGCCGACGACGGTCTCGTCGCCGCCGGCGACGCCATCTATTGTTTCGATCTCGCGGACGGCAGCCAGCGCTGGCGCTACGCGCTTCCCGATCGGACTGATCTCAGTGACGGCGTCTACGCCGGTACCCGAAGTTCGCCCGTGATCGTCGACGGTACCGTCTACGCAGCCTCTTTCGGCGGCGACGTCGTCGCACTCAGCGAGGAGGACTGA
- a CDS encoding ABC transporter permease — translation MFEFLRYDARRRLKGSLYLSAGMAVLAGMIIWIWPSFSDAFEGDELLEAYPDEMLALFDIQTMGSLEGFLAFELYVFGWIILLGLYFAYSAAGVIADDVDRGRMDTLLAMPVSRPRLLAERFAALGVPIITVNLLLPPIVLGAAWLIDESLPVTDVVAVHLLSIPYLFACAGIGIVCSVVFDRVSIAQRVALGVTFALFLAESVIEGTDYESLGAVAPMRYFDPNDVLLESTYDLTGAAILVAMTVALVLASQLWFVRKDL, via the coding sequence ATGTTTGAGTTCCTCCGGTACGACGCTCGGCGACGCCTCAAGGGAAGTCTCTATCTCTCGGCTGGAATGGCCGTGCTGGCCGGGATGATCATCTGGATCTGGCCCTCGTTTAGCGACGCCTTCGAAGGGGACGAACTCCTCGAGGCCTACCCGGATGAGATGCTCGCCCTCTTTGACATCCAGACGATGGGTTCGCTCGAGGGCTTTCTCGCCTTCGAGCTGTACGTCTTCGGTTGGATCATTCTCCTCGGACTCTACTTCGCCTACAGCGCTGCGGGCGTGATCGCCGACGATGTCGACCGTGGACGCATGGACACGCTGCTCGCGATGCCAGTCTCTCGTCCCCGACTCCTTGCCGAGCGTTTCGCCGCTCTCGGGGTACCGATCATCACGGTAAATCTCCTGCTTCCGCCGATCGTCCTCGGCGCCGCCTGGCTGATCGACGAGTCCTTGCCCGTCACAGACGTCGTCGCGGTTCACCTGCTCTCGATCCCGTATCTCTTTGCCTGTGCCGGGATCGGCATCGTCTGCTCGGTCGTCTTCGACCGCGTCAGCATCGCCCAGCGGGTCGCCCTCGGCGTCACCTTCGCGCTCTTTCTGGCCGAGTCGGTGATCGAGGGAACCGACTACGAGTCCCTCGGCGCGGTAGCGCCCATGCGCTACTTCGATCCCAACGACGTGCTCCTCGAGAGCACCTACGACCTGACCGGCGCCGCGATCCTGGTCGCGATGACCGTCGCCCTCGTCCTCGCGAGCCAACTGTGGTTCGTCCGGAAGGATCTGTAG